From Methanococcus maripaludis, one genomic window encodes:
- a CDS encoding replication factor C large subunit, whose translation MEEWVEKYRPKSLNDVAGHNKTKESLIEWIESFINGQKQKPILLAGPPGSGKTTLAYAIAKDYAFDVIELNASDKRNKDVISQVVGTAATSKSLTGKRTLIVLDEVDGLSGNDDRGGVAEIIKVLKTAENPVILTANDVYKPALMTLRNSVNLINVGSVHTNSIPPVLRKIALKEGFEIDEKVIKTIASHAGGDLRAAINDLQSLATGGSIEVEDAKELPDRDSEKSIFDAMRIIMKTTHYDIATSATRDVKEELGTIEEWISENLPKEYLKYKDLANGYDYLSKSDVFLGRVFRRQYFGLWRYASALMTAGTALAKEEKYRGFTRYAPPAIFTKLSRTKGSRQRMKDILKKIALKTHTSTKRARNTLDYMVVVFESNEAVSAELVEYYELTKEEIEFLTNKTIAKNIFSVIAGKKPKVEKETPKKKKKAEDVVPIIPKRPKISEPPKEPLKEVIEETVEKTDKKEKEKKDPKKQATLDSFF comes from the coding sequence ATGGAAGAATGGGTTGAGAAATACAGGCCAAAATCGTTAAATGATGTTGCAGGACACAATAAAACCAAAGAATCCCTTATTGAATGGATAGAATCATTCATAAATGGTCAAAAGCAAAAACCAATACTTTTGGCGGGGCCTCCTGGTTCGGGAAAAACTACACTAGCTTATGCAATTGCAAAAGACTATGCATTTGACGTAATCGAACTTAATGCGAGTGACAAGCGAAATAAGGATGTAATTTCGCAAGTTGTTGGAACTGCGGCAACTTCAAAGTCCCTTACTGGAAAAAGAACTCTAATAGTTTTAGATGAGGTTGATGGACTTTCGGGAAATGACGATAGGGGAGGGGTAGCTGAAATAATAAAAGTTTTAAAAACTGCAGAAAACCCTGTAATTTTAACTGCAAACGATGTATACAAGCCTGCTTTGATGACACTTAGAAATTCTGTAAATTTAATAAATGTTGGTTCAGTACATACGAACTCAATTCCTCCAGTTTTAAGGAAAATTGCATTAAAAGAAGGGTTTGAAATCGATGAAAAAGTGATCAAAACGATTGCAAGCCATGCGGGTGGGGATTTAAGGGCTGCAATAAATGATTTACAATCCCTTGCAACAGGCGGGTCCATTGAAGTTGAAGATGCAAAAGAACTCCCTGATAGGGATAGTGAAAAGAGTATTTTTGATGCAATGAGGATAATAATGAAAACAACCCACTATGACATTGCAACAAGTGCTACAAGGGATGTAAAAGAGGAACTTGGAACTATTGAAGAGTGGATTTCTGAAAATTTGCCAAAAGAATATTTAAAATACAAGGATCTTGCAAATGGGTATGATTACCTTTCAAAATCAGACGTATTTTTGGGAAGGGTATTTAGAAGGCAGTATTTTGGACTCTGGAGATATGCTTCAGCGTTGATGACCGCAGGAACTGCCCTTGCAAAAGAGGAAAAGTATAGGGGATTTACTAGGTACGCGCCACCTGCAATCTTTACAAAACTCAGCAGGACCAAGGGTAGCAGGCAGAGGATGAAAGATATTTTGAAAAAAATAGCTTTAAAAACCCATACTTCAACAAAAAGGGCAAGAAATACTTTAGATTATATGGTCGTGGTTTTCGAATCAAATGAAGCTGTTTCTGCAGAACTTGTGGAATATTATGAACTCACAAAAGAAGAAATCGAGTTTTTAACCAACAAAACAATTGCAAAGAATATATTTTCAGTAATTGCCGGTAAAAAGCCAAAAGTTGAAAAGGAAACTCCAAAGAAAAAGAAAAAAGCTGAAGACGTAGTACCTATTATTCCAAAGCGACCAAAAATTTCAGAACCGCCAAAAGAACCTTTAAAAGAAGTAATCGAAGAAACTGTTGAAAAAACGGATAAAAAAGAAAAAGAGAAAAAAGATCCAAAAAAACAGGCAACATTGGACAGTTTCTTTTAA
- a CDS encoding DUF447 domain-containing protein, with product MKYEVVITSGNSNRAPIGAFLKGDLITLHLYEGSHTFENLQKDDFYILNICSPYLIAKSVLDDSGDYEYLEKNGKKIPYLKDSFKIELIEINNRKIVETKNEFGSSKLMIVEGKPIFEKILNYNTTPYNRADGAIVELAVLYSRKDMISKEKMKEEIDRLMKIIKKVGDTNYIELAKKLGV from the coding sequence ATGAAATATGAAGTCGTTATAACTTCGGGAAATTCTAATCGGGCACCAATCGGAGCTTTTTTGAAAGGGGATTTAATAACCTTGCATTTATATGAAGGTTCACACACTTTTGAAAATTTACAAAAAGATGATTTCTATATTTTAAATATTTGCAGTCCTTATTTAATTGCAAAATCGGTTCTCGATGATTCAGGGGATTACGAATATCTGGAAAAAAACGGCAAAAAAATACCGTATCTAAAAGATTCGTTTAAAATAGAACTAATCGAGATTAACAATAGAAAAATAGTGGAAACAAAAAATGAATTTGGAAGTTCCAAACTAATGATTGTTGAAGGAAAACCTATTTTTGAAAAAATACTGAATTACAACACAACGCCATATAATCGTGCAGATGGGGCCATTGTAGAACTGGCAGTGTTATATTCTAGAAAGGATATGATTTCGAAAGAAAAAATGAAAGAAGAAATTGATAGATTGATGAAAATTATTAAAAAAGTCGGCGACACTAATTATATTGAACTTGCAAAAAAGCTAGGTGTTTAA
- a CDS encoding shikimate kinase, with product MRCSAVSLGSGTIINAIATGFGSAFGVDLKIKADVELLDNGKKIINGISIDNPTLKPSLVERCVKNVLDYFEVDYSAKISTSGDIPVKSGLSSSSAASNAAVLATIGALGEKVDSDLVLDLAIKSSFEEKLTVTGAYDDATASYFGGITVCNNMERKILKKDEFKEDIKVVVLMPEFQKNVDVKRMKLIKDYVDMAFEKCMAGDYYKALFLNGLLYSSALNFPSNISVDALEAGAITAGLSGTGPSYVALCYNENEKNVENALKKYGNTVITKPCINGARILY from the coding sequence ATGCGATGTTCTGCAGTTTCTTTAGGGTCGGGAACCATAATTAATGCAATTGCAACAGGTTTTGGCTCTGCTTTCGGCGTTGATTTAAAAATAAAAGCTGATGTTGAGTTACTTGATAACGGCAAAAAAATTATAAACGGAATTTCGATAGATAACCCAACTTTAAAGCCAAGTCTTGTAGAAAGGTGTGTTAAAAACGTTTTAGATTACTTTGAAGTTGATTACTCTGCAAAAATTTCAACGAGTGGAGATATCCCTGTAAAATCTGGACTTAGTAGCAGTAGCGCAGCTTCTAATGCGGCAGTTTTGGCAACCATTGGTGCTTTGGGTGAAAAGGTCGATTCAGATTTGGTTTTGGATCTTGCAATAAAATCATCTTTTGAAGAAAAGTTAACTGTTACTGGAGCGTATGATGACGCCACTGCATCTTATTTTGGTGGAATTACCGTATGTAATAATATGGAAAGAAAAATACTGAAAAAAGATGAATTTAAGGAAGATATAAAAGTTGTTGTATTAATGCCGGAATTTCAAAAGAATGTTGATGTAAAAAGAATGAAATTGATCAAAGATTACGTTGATATGGCTTTTGAAAAGTGCATGGCCGGAGATTACTATAAAGCATTGTTTTTAAATGGCCTGCTCTACTCATCTGCATTAAATTTCCCCTCAAATATTTCAGTTGATGCTTTAGAAGCGGGTGCAATTACGGCAGGGCTTTCTGGGACAGGTCCTTCATACGTTGCTCTTTGTTATAATGAAAATGAAAAAAACGTTGAAAATGCACTTAAAAAATATGGAAACACAGTAATTACTAAACCATGTATAAATGGAGCTAGAATACTTTACTAA
- the cobI gene encoding precorrin-2 C(20)-methyltransferase, producing MVDKIYGIGVGPGDTDLLTLKAVKILQNADTVFVPISKEGKASVAYDIIKDILPENKKVVELLFPMSKDVEFLQKHWNGAAKQVMEENGTVAVVTIGDATLYSTFSYVWHIFKENGIDVEIINGISSPFAGAGVLNIPLVEGDEKLAILPQGKDLERYLEEFDTLIVMKTNDLEEKLKNLKDKKDNYLVGVVNRVTSNTQKTALGKIDEIDFEPFKDYLSLAIIKKLK from the coding sequence ATGGTCGATAAAATATATGGAATTGGTGTTGGTCCAGGAGATACAGATTTACTAACATTAAAAGCAGTTAAAATACTTCAAAATGCGGATACAGTATTTGTTCCAATTTCAAAGGAAGGAAAAGCTTCTGTTGCATATGATATTATAAAAGATATACTACCGGAAAACAAAAAAGTAGTCGAACTTCTGTTTCCAATGAGTAAAGATGTCGAATTTTTACAAAAACACTGGAATGGTGCTGCAAAACAGGTTATGGAAGAAAATGGAACCGTTGCAGTCGTAACTATTGGGGATGCAACACTTTACAGTACTTTTTCGTATGTCTGGCACATTTTTAAAGAAAATGGAATTGATGTAGAAATTATAAACGGAATTTCCTCACCATTTGCGGGTGCAGGCGTTTTAAATATTCCTTTAGTTGAAGGGGATGAAAAACTAGCAATTTTGCCGCAAGGAAAAGATTTAGAAAGATATTTAGAAGAATTCGATACGTTAATTGTGATGAAAACCAACGATCTAGAAGAAAAATTGAAGAATTTAAAAGATAAAAAGGATAATTATTTAGTTGGTGTTGTAAACCGGGTAACATCCAATACTCAGAAAACTGCGCTTGGAAAAATCGATGAGATTGATTTTGAACCATTTAAAGATTATTTATCATTAGCAATTATTAAAAAATTGAAATAA